Proteins encoded together in one Polaribacter reichenbachii window:
- a CDS encoding replication-associated recombination protein A — MNEPLAERIRPKTLDDYISQQHLVGKNGVLTNLIKQGIIPSLILWGPPGIGKTTLANIIAKESNRPFYTLSAISSGVKDVREVIEKAKKSGGLFTAKNPILFIDEIHRFSKSQQDSLLGAVEKGWVTLIGATTENPSFEVIPALLSRCQVYILNSFDKNDLVALLHRAIEKDTLLSTKKITLKETDALLQVSGGDARKLLNIFELLVSSDEEIEITNELVLEKIQKNTVRYDKTGEQHYDIISAFIKSIRGSDPNGALYWLARMIEGGEDVKFIARRLLISASEDIGNANPTALILATNTFQAVSVIGNPESRIILSQCAVYLANSPKSNASYLAIDHALNLVKNTGDLSIPLHLRNAPTKLMKDLDYGKNYKYSHDYPNNFVAQEFLPDEISGTKIYEPGNNSRENQFRETLKNRWKTKYNY; from the coding sequence ATGAATGAACCTTTGGCAGAAAGAATTAGACCAAAAACGTTAGATGATTATATAAGTCAGCAGCATTTGGTTGGTAAAAACGGTGTTTTAACCAATTTAATTAAACAAGGAATTATACCTTCTTTAATTCTTTGGGGACCTCCTGGAATTGGAAAAACAACACTCGCAAATATTATTGCTAAAGAGTCTAACAGACCATTTTACACTTTAAGCGCTATAAGTTCTGGCGTTAAAGATGTAAGAGAAGTTATAGAAAAAGCGAAAAAAAGTGGTGGATTATTTACTGCTAAAAATCCTATTTTATTTATTGATGAAATACATAGATTTAGTAAATCTCAACAAGATTCACTTTTAGGAGCTGTAGAAAAAGGTTGGGTTACTTTAATTGGTGCAACCACAGAAAACCCAAGTTTTGAAGTAATCCCTGCCCTACTTTCACGTTGTCAAGTTTATATTTTAAATTCTTTTGATAAAAATGATTTGGTTGCTTTATTGCATAGAGCAATAGAAAAAGACACACTTTTATCGACCAAAAAAATTACACTTAAAGAAACTGATGCTCTTTTACAAGTTTCTGGTGGTGATGCCAGAAAACTATTAAATATTTTTGAACTGCTAGTTTCTAGTGATGAGGAAATTGAAATTACAAACGAATTAGTTTTAGAAAAAATTCAGAAAAACACAGTTAGATATGATAAAACTGGTGAGCAACATTATGATATTATTTCTGCATTTATAAAATCGATAAGAGGTAGTGATCCTAATGGTGCTCTTTATTGGTTGGCAAGAATGATTGAAGGTGGTGAAGATGTAAAATTTATAGCAAGAAGATTACTTATTTCCGCATCCGAAGATATTGGTAATGCTAACCCAACTGCATTAATTTTAGCAACAAATACGTTTCAGGCGGTTTCTGTAATTGGTAATCCTGAATCTAGAATAATTCTGAGTCAGTGTGCAGTTTATTTGGCAAATTCACCAAAAAGTAATGCATCTTATCTTGCAATAGATCATGCTTTAAATTTGGTAAAAAATACAGGTGATTTATCTATCCCTCTACATTTAAGAAATGCGCCAACTAAGTTAATGAAGGATTTGGATTATGGTAAAAACTATAAATATTCGCACGATTATCCAAATAACTTTGTAGCTCAAGAATTTTTACCTGATGAAATTTCTGGAACAAAAATTTACGAACCAGGTAACAATTCTAGAGAAAATCAGTTTCGAGAAACTTTAAAAAATAGATGGAAAACTAAATATAATTATTAG
- a CDS encoding YjjG family noncanonical pyrimidine nucleotidase, producing the protein MKTIDRNKIKHIFFDLDHTLWDFEKNSELALQKVFKKQNISLNLDTFLEVYKPINLEFWRLFRSDKVTKSELRYGRLKKTFDALNYTISDDVIDTIGIEYIEFLPHFNYLFDGTFEILDYLKDKYKLHIITNGFQEVQLKKMESSKIIHYFDAIITSESVGVKKPNSEVFTYSLNLANAKSENSLMIGDSVEADILGALNVGMQALHCNFDNVDIKSQNFKSVTSLLEIKQYL; encoded by the coding sequence ATGAAAACTATAGATAGAAATAAAATAAAACACATCTTTTTCGATTTAGATCATACATTATGGGATTTCGAAAAAAACTCAGAATTAGCACTCCAGAAAGTATTTAAAAAGCAAAATATAAGTTTAAATTTAGATACTTTTTTAGAAGTTTACAAACCTATTAATTTAGAATTCTGGCGATTATTTAGAAGCGATAAAGTTACCAAAAGTGAGTTAAGATATGGCAGACTAAAGAAAACTTTCGATGCTTTAAATTATACTATTTCAGATGATGTAATAGATACAATAGGCATAGAATATATTGAGTTTTTACCACATTTTAATTATTTGTTCGATGGTACTTTCGAAATTTTAGACTATTTAAAAGACAAATACAAACTGCATATTATTACCAATGGTTTTCAAGAAGTGCAACTTAAAAAAATGGAAAGTTCTAAAATTATTCATTATTTTGATGCGATTATAACTTCAGAATCTGTTGGTGTTAAAAAACCAAATTCAGAAGTTTTTACATATTCTTTGAACTTAGCGAATGCAAAAAGCGAAAACTCTTTAATGATTGGCGATAGTGTAGAAGCAGATATTTTGGGTGCATTAAATGTAGGCATGCAAGCTTTGCATTGTAATTTCGATAATGTAGATATTAAGAGCCAAAACTTTAAAAGTGTTACTTCTTTATTAGAAATAAAACAATATTTGTAA
- the rlmB gene encoding 23S rRNA (guanosine(2251)-2'-O)-methyltransferase RlmB, with protein sequence MTTETTNIFGIRAIIEAIESGSTINKVYLQKGLRGNLYYELDKLIKQNKIATSTVPVEKLNRLSKNSNHQGAVAQISPVEFYDLEKLIESTLDKGETPLFLLLDQLSDVRNFGAIIRTAECTGVNGIIIQKNGSAPVNAETIKTSAGAAFKMPICKVDHIKDALFLLQASEIKTVAATEKTEDSIFDIDFKQPIAIVMGSEHRGVNPSILKMVDYKAKLPLLGEIASLNVSVACGAFLYETVRQRLQ encoded by the coding sequence ATGACTACAGAAACTACAAACATATTTGGTATTAGAGCCATAATAGAAGCTATAGAAAGTGGCTCTACTATAAATAAAGTGTATTTACAAAAAGGTTTAAGAGGAAATCTTTATTACGAATTAGATAAACTCATCAAACAAAATAAGATTGCAACGAGTACAGTTCCTGTTGAAAAGCTTAATCGTTTATCTAAAAACAGCAATCATCAAGGCGCAGTTGCACAAATTTCTCCAGTAGAATTTTATGATTTAGAAAAACTTATAGAATCTACTTTAGATAAAGGAGAAACTCCATTATTTTTATTATTAGATCAACTATCTGATGTTCGTAACTTTGGTGCAATTATTAGAACTGCAGAATGCACAGGTGTTAATGGAATTATTATCCAAAAAAATGGTAGTGCACCAGTAAACGCAGAAACTATAAAAACTTCTGCAGGTGCCGCTTTTAAAATGCCAATTTGTAAAGTAGATCATATAAAAGATGCATTATTTCTATTACAAGCATCAGAAATTAAAACTGTAGCAGCAACCGAAAAAACAGAAGATTCTATTTTTGATATTGATTTCAAGCAGCCCATAGCTATTGTTATGGGTTCTGAACACAGAGGTGTAAATCCGTCAATATTAAAAATGGTAGATTACAAAGCCAAACTACCTCTTTTAGGTGAAATAGCTTCTTTAAATGTATCTGTAGCTTGTGGTGCTTTCTTATACGAAACTGTAAGACAAAGATTACAATAA
- a CDS encoding lipopolysaccharide biosynthesis protein, translating to MFRGTIIAQIIAVLVGIYLAKLYGEEAYGYLGFFISITSIASIIGTLQLDNCIITSNTKEESTNWFNFILIIIPIIIIFLFILLHLFSKLIIFERLNSIIFLLSLVGSVVITYNLTHQSLFTFQKKFSILSNSKIFAAIFNVLFQYILYAFYNILGLIIGLLISQLVLLSYNFYINNKHIKSINFKEVKKGFKSNNTLIKFLLPSNIINSFANNLMPILILTFFGAEKAGVYFFSIKILATPLFLISSSISQVYFRESSELVVKKNDELFSITKKIVISNLIIMLSFLLIINTLGIYILNLYFENQWKDLNSFILILSFLILAKSSFNPISSLIIVLNKNLIGLMFNCYLFLINVVAIYYGTLYNNILYTVIILSLFGGIGYYIMLYYFFNHLKYDKINV from the coding sequence ATGTTTAGAGGAACTATTATTGCTCAAATCATTGCTGTATTAGTAGGTATTTATCTTGCAAAACTCTATGGTGAAGAGGCTTATGGATATTTAGGTTTTTTTATTAGCATTACTAGCATAGCTTCAATAATTGGAACTTTACAATTAGATAATTGTATTATAACATCAAACACTAAAGAAGAAAGTACAAATTGGTTCAATTTTATTTTAATAATTATTCCAATTATTATCATTTTTCTATTTATACTATTACATCTTTTTTCAAAACTTATTATTTTTGAAAGACTTAATTCAATTATATTTCTTCTATCTCTTGTAGGCTCAGTAGTTATAACGTATAACTTAACTCATCAAAGTCTTTTTACTTTTCAAAAAAAGTTTTCCATTTTATCTAACTCGAAAATTTTTGCAGCAATTTTTAATGTCCTATTTCAATATATTCTTTATGCTTTTTACAATATTCTAGGTTTAATTATTGGTCTTTTGATTTCTCAACTAGTATTACTATCTTATAATTTTTACATTAATAATAAGCATATTAAGTCCATAAATTTTAAGGAAGTAAAGAAAGGTTTTAAATCAAACAACACTCTAATTAAATTTTTATTACCATCTAATATCATTAATAGTTTTGCTAATAATTTAATGCCTATATTAATCCTTACTTTTTTTGGCGCTGAAAAAGCTGGAGTTTACTTCTTTAGTATTAAAATATTAGCAACTCCTTTGTTCTTAATTTCTTCCTCAATATCTCAAGTATATTTTAGAGAATCGTCAGAACTGGTTGTTAAAAAAAATGATGAATTATTTTCCATAACGAAAAAAATTGTTATTTCAAATTTAATAATTATGCTTTCGTTTTTACTCATAATAAATACTTTAGGCATATATATTTTAAACCTATATTTTGAAAATCAATGGAAGGATTTAAATTCTTTTATTTTAATTTTATCGTTTTTAATTTTAGCAAAAAGTTCATTTAATCCGATTAGTAGCTTAATAATAGTTTTAAATAAAAATTTAATTGGTTTAATGTTTAATTGTTATTTATTTTTAATTAATGTAGTTGCTATATATTATGGCACATTATATAATAACATACTATATACTGTAATTATATTATCTTTATTTGGTGGAATAGGTTATTATATAATGTTATATTACTTCTTTAATCATTTAAAATATGATAAAATAAATGTTTAA
- a CDS encoding DUF5723 family protein — MKKIIFLLFIVWLQKTVAQNRQILYNFAELPQTQLLNPAAETNYKFYVGIPLLSGFSTDVGSTGLVLTDLFAKDNIDINDKISAAFSKLSTEDFVKINTQIEVFSGGYRLNDKINFSFGFYEEVDGIGYFAKDVYDLYSEGNSAHLNRSFSVSKIRYKLDVLGVLHFGVSKKIDEKLTIGGRFKIYSSALNVESNNNTGTFTTIEGENNLYTHYFNNLNANFRTSGLVNAETNKYNRDAAEYVKNTFLAGNLGLGFDAGFTYRVSPQLEFSGSILDVGFISHSKNVKTTIVNGDFVFEGINFLFGEDNINYWNEIDERFDEELPREDNQETYISWRPTKINAAVKYSFGEKRSKVCYDNRYKDFYTDAIGVQLFSVFRPLRPQLALTAFYEKSLSNKIHTKFTYTIDDISFANLGAGLSMQFGKVNFYGMFDNILSYKNLSSANSVSLQLGINLIFN, encoded by the coding sequence ATGAAGAAAATTATATTCCTTTTATTTATTGTTTGGTTACAAAAAACTGTTGCCCAAAATAGACAGATTTTATACAATTTTGCAGAATTGCCCCAAACACAATTATTAAATCCTGCCGCAGAAACCAATTATAAGTTTTATGTTGGTATTCCTTTATTATCTGGTTTTTCTACGGATGTTGGTTCTACAGGCTTAGTATTAACAGATTTATTTGCTAAAGATAATATAGACATAAATGATAAAATTTCGGCAGCTTTTAGCAAATTATCCACAGAAGATTTTGTAAAAATAAACACACAAATAGAGGTTTTTAGTGGTGGTTATCGTTTAAATGATAAAATAAATTTCAGTTTTGGTTTTTACGAAGAGGTTGATGGTATTGGGTATTTTGCAAAAGATGTGTACGATCTTTATAGCGAAGGTAATAGTGCACATTTAAATCGAAGTTTTAGTGTATCGAAAATTCGCTACAAATTAGATGTTTTGGGAGTTTTGCACTTTGGAGTATCAAAAAAAATAGACGAAAAATTAACGATTGGTGGTAGATTTAAAATTTATTCATCAGCATTAAATGTAGAATCAAATAACAATACAGGAACCTTTACCACAATAGAAGGAGAAAATAATTTATACACGCATTATTTTAATAATTTAAATGCTAATTTTAGAACTTCTGGTCTTGTAAATGCAGAAACAAATAAATACAATAGAGATGCAGCTGAATATGTGAAAAACACTTTTTTAGCTGGTAATTTAGGTTTGGGTTTCGATGCTGGTTTTACTTATAGGGTTTCTCCACAACTAGAGTTTTCTGGTAGTATTCTAGATGTAGGATTTATATCTCATTCTAAAAATGTAAAAACCACAATTGTTAATGGCGATTTTGTTTTTGAAGGGATAAACTTTCTTTTTGGTGAAGATAACATCAATTACTGGAATGAAATTGATGAACGTTTTGATGAAGAATTACCAAGAGAAGATAATCAAGAAACCTATATTTCTTGGAGACCAACTAAAATAAATGCAGCTGTAAAATACAGTTTTGGTGAAAAAAGGAGTAAGGTTTGTTATGATAATCGTTACAAAGATTTTTATACTGATGCAATAGGGGTACAGCTTTTTAGTGTTTTTAGACCTCTAAGACCACAGTTGGCACTTACAGCTTTTTATGAAAAATCTTTATCAAATAAAATACATACTAAATTTACATATACTATAGATGATATTTCTTTTGCCAATCTTGGTGCAGGTCTTTCTATGCAATTTGGTAAAGTTAATTTTTATGGAATGTTCGATAATATTTTGTCTTACAAAAACCTCTCATCAGCAAATAGTGTATCTTTACAACTAGGTATAAATTTAATATTTAATTAA
- a CDS encoding peroxiredoxin, which yields MSVIRLGDIAPNFTAQSSLGEINFHEWLGDSWGILFSHPADYTPVCTTELGTVAKYKSEFEKRNVKTIALSVDGVSSHQGWIKDINETQNTEVDFPIIADEDKKVSTLYDMIHPNADNNLTVRSVFIIDPDKKVKLIIVYPASTGRNFEELLRVIDSLQLTAYHKVATPANWKNGEDCVISPAVTNAQIPEMFPKGHKEVKPYLRMTPQPNL from the coding sequence ATGAGCGTTATTAGATTAGGTGATATTGCACCAAATTTTACAGCACAGTCTTCTTTAGGAGAAATAAATTTTCACGAATGGTTAGGGGATAGTTGGGGAATTTTATTTTCACACCCAGCAGATTACACACCTGTTTGTACAACAGAATTGGGTACAGTTGCCAAATACAAATCAGAATTTGAAAAAAGAAACGTAAAAACCATTGCATTGAGTGTAGATGGAGTTTCTTCTCATCAAGGTTGGATCAAAGACATCAACGAAACACAAAACACAGAAGTAGATTTTCCTATTATAGCAGATGAAGATAAAAAAGTATCTACTTTATATGATATGATTCATCCAAATGCAGATAATAATTTAACAGTTAGATCTGTGTTTATCATTGATCCTGATAAAAAAGTGAAGTTAATAATTGTGTACCCTGCTTCTACAGGTAGAAATTTCGAAGAATTACTAAGAGTAATTGATTCTTTACAATTAACAGCTTATCATAAAGTAGCAACACCTGCAAACTGGAAAAATGGTGAAGATTGTGTAATTTCTCCTGCAGTAACCAATGCCCAAATTCCAGAAATGTTTCCTAAAGGACATAAAGAGGTTAAACCTTATTTAAGGATGACACCTCAACCGAATTTATAA
- a CDS encoding rhomboid family intramembrane serine protease: MNEENQLKISKSIFIVPIVFVVSIWVIYWIEIQFDFNFNKYGVFPRTLDGFKGVFFTHFIHSNTSHLFNNSIPLFVLLSSLFYFYKDVAFKVLLLGGFFSGFLTWCIARESYHIGASGIVYLLFSFVFFSGMIKKHFRLVALSLIIIFLYGSMIWYVLPIKEGMSWEGHLSSFLVGLIFAFIFKNKGIVKKEHQFTETEFDTMFDENGNFVPPVLEEENESSEVE; encoded by the coding sequence ATGAATGAAGAGAATCAACTTAAAATATCGAAATCAATTTTTATAGTACCAATTGTATTTGTAGTTTCAATTTGGGTTATTTATTGGATAGAAATACAATTTGATTTCAACTTTAATAAATATGGAGTATTTCCTAGAACTTTAGACGGTTTTAAAGGTGTTTTCTTTACGCATTTCATCCATAGTAATACTAGTCATCTTTTTAATAATTCGATTCCTTTATTTGTGCTTTTAAGTAGTCTTTTTTATTTTTATAAAGATGTTGCTTTTAAGGTTTTATTATTAGGCGGTTTTTTCTCCGGATTTTTAACTTGGTGTATTGCAAGAGAATCTTATCATATAGGGGCAAGCGGAATTGTTTATTTGCTGTTTAGTTTTGTTTTTTTTAGTGGAATGATAAAAAAGCATTTTAGATTGGTAGCACTTTCTTTAATTATCATTTTTCTTTATGGCAGTATGATTTGGTATGTTTTACCAATTAAAGAAGGGATGTCTTGGGAAGGACATTTATCTAGTTTTTTGGTTGGATTAATATTTGCTTTTATATTTAAAAACAAAGGAATTGTAAAAAAAGAACATCAATTTACAGAAACAGAATTCGATACAATGTTCGATGAAAATGGAAATTTTGTTCCGCCAGTTTTAGAAGAAGAAAACGAAAGCTCAGAAGTAGAGTAG